In Agromyces sp. G08B096, a genomic segment contains:
- the fliW gene encoding flagellar assembly protein FliW: MTRLDFLAPPYGFTSTAFELVAVGGSDGLAALREAAGSARLFVLEAARHLPSYRPELPAIDVEELGGREGLALYLVVNPSGEAITVNLAAPILVAADGRARQVILDRGGWPMRMPLAEVLAAA, encoded by the coding sequence ATGACCCGCCTCGACTTCCTGGCGCCGCCGTACGGGTTCACCTCGACGGCGTTCGAGCTCGTCGCGGTCGGCGGCTCCGACGGGCTCGCCGCCCTCCGCGAGGCGGCGGGCAGTGCGCGGCTGTTCGTGCTCGAGGCGGCCCGGCACCTGCCGTCGTACCGCCCCGAGCTGCCCGCGATCGACGTCGAGGAGCTCGGCGGCCGGGAAGGCCTCGCGCTCTACCTCGTGGTGAACCCGTCGGGCGAGGCGATCACGGTGAACCTCGCCGCCCCGATCCTGGTCGCCGCCGACGGGCGAGCGCGCCAGGTCATCCTCGACCGCGGCGGCTGGCCGATGCGGATGCCCCTCGCCGAGGTGCTCGCGGCCGCGTAG